In one window of Coralliovum pocilloporae DNA:
- a CDS encoding DMT family transporter codes for MTDQKSISASSLGFPALFVFLWSTGFLGAKYGAPDSEPMSFLTVRFAILVVLLIGLSLLGKPKWPDRITAAHSLVVGALIHGIYLGGVFWAIDRGMPANISVMIIGLQPILTALFAWKLLGEEPTRWHWGGLALGLFGLSLIVSGKKAGIDGGVLTVETIGACVIGVFAIALGTVYQKRFATGVDLRTGGIFQYLGALIITAPYGLFGEQLDITWTAEFIFALAWLIIVLSIGAIFLLMRLIQTGAVSNIAALFYLVPVSTALLSWLMFDEELTLIQMVGMLLISAAVALATRKHA; via the coding sequence ATGACCGATCAAAAGTCCATATCAGCCTCATCGCTCGGCTTTCCGGCGCTCTTTGTCTTCCTCTGGTCGACCGGTTTTCTCGGAGCGAAATATGGTGCGCCGGATTCGGAACCCATGTCGTTCCTTACAGTCCGGTTTGCCATTCTGGTTGTCTTGCTGATTGGTCTGTCATTGCTCGGTAAACCGAAATGGCCGGATCGGATAACAGCCGCCCACAGCCTCGTGGTCGGCGCCCTTATCCACGGCATCTATCTGGGCGGTGTTTTCTGGGCCATTGATCGGGGCATGCCTGCGAATATTTCCGTGATGATCATCGGCCTTCAGCCCATTCTCACGGCCCTGTTTGCCTGGAAGCTGCTGGGAGAAGAACCGACCCGCTGGCACTGGGGCGGGCTGGCCCTTGGTCTGTTCGGTCTTTCACTGATTGTCTCAGGCAAGAAAGCGGGGATAGACGGCGGCGTTCTCACCGTTGAAACCATCGGCGCATGCGTCATCGGCGTTTTCGCCATTGCGCTGGGCACGGTCTATCAGAAACGCTTTGCAACAGGCGTTGATCTCAGAACAGGCGGCATCTTCCAGTATCTTGGAGCCCTGATCATCACAGCCCCTTACGGACTGTTCGGCGAACAGCTTGATATCACCTGGACGGCAGAGTTCATTTTCGCACTGGCCTGGCTGATTATCGTTCTGTCTATTGGTGCCATCTTCCTTCTGATGCGCCTTATCCAGACAGGCGCTGTCTCGAATATTGCGGCCCTGTTCTATCTGGTGCCCGTATCAACCGCTCTTCTGAGCTGGTTGATGTTCGATGAAGAACTGACTCTCATTCAGATGGTCGGAATGCTCCTGATATCGGCTGCTGTGGCCCTCGCGACCCGCAAACACGCCTGA
- a CDS encoding acyl-CoA dehydrogenase family protein has translation MSAAAENLSAPALADLLAETVQALDVLLGTATQRVRANVLVDGRISGARVEEEQKATHGLAWFATYVEAIRQLQDYTTRLSSEDRFSEFEDCLVKIGAAEYLQQIFGGIPMNQGEFVRPADLALDDTDLAAARISAVKTLIDAGSTPQIRARTVELIAAAEGQGSFGDAGLDETLEAFRDEMRRFADAEVTPHAHEWHLKNDYIPMDVITKMAELGVFGLTIPEELGGLGLGKESMCVVSEELSRAYIGVGSLGTRSEIAAELILCGGTEDQKAKWLPMLASGEILPTAVFTEPNTGSDLASLKTRASKDGNVYKVKGNKTWITHPVRADLMTLLVRTNPDEPGYRGLSMLLAEKPRGSDDNPFPADGMSGGEIEVLGYRGMKEFEIGFDDFEVKADNLLGGVEGQGFKQLMQTFESARIQTAARAVGVAQSALDLGLRYAQERVQFKKPLISFPRVSDKLAMMAAEILITRQLTYFSARQKDQDKRCDVEAGMAKLLAARVAWAAADNALQIHGGNGFAMEYPVSRVLCDARILNIFEGAGEIQAQVIARRLLDESN, from the coding sequence ATGTCTGCCGCTGCCGAAAACCTATCCGCTCCCGCTCTTGCGGACCTGCTGGCTGAAACCGTTCAGGCGCTTGACGTGCTGCTCGGCACGGCAACCCAGCGCGTTCGCGCCAATGTTCTGGTTGATGGCCGGATCTCCGGTGCCCGTGTGGAGGAAGAGCAGAAGGCCACACACGGTCTTGCCTGGTTTGCCACCTATGTGGAAGCCATCCGGCAGCTTCAGGACTATACAACCCGGCTCTCCAGCGAAGACCGCTTCAGTGAATTCGAGGACTGCCTCGTCAAGATTGGCGCAGCAGAATACCTGCAGCAGATCTTCGGCGGCATCCCGATGAACCAGGGGGAATTTGTCCGCCCGGCAGACCTTGCTCTTGATGATACGGATCTTGCAGCAGCCCGGATTTCAGCCGTTAAAACCCTGATCGATGCAGGCTCGACACCTCAGATACGCGCCAGAACCGTTGAGCTGATTGCTGCAGCCGAAGGACAGGGCAGTTTTGGCGATGCAGGCCTTGATGAGACACTTGAAGCGTTCCGGGATGAGATGCGCCGCTTTGCAGACGCGGAAGTCACGCCTCATGCCCATGAATGGCATCTGAAAAACGACTACATCCCCATGGATGTGATCACCAAGATGGCTGAGCTTGGCGTTTTCGGCCTGACCATCCCTGAGGAACTCGGCGGCCTGGGCCTGGGCAAGGAATCCATGTGCGTGGTCTCCGAAGAGCTCTCCCGTGCCTATATCGGTGTCGGCTCTCTTGGAACACGGTCAGAAATTGCCGCAGAGCTGATCCTCTGTGGCGGAACCGAGGACCAGAAAGCCAAATGGCTTCCGATGCTGGCGTCTGGCGAAATCCTGCCAACCGCCGTGTTCACCGAGCCGAATACAGGTTCTGACCTGGCATCTCTGAAAACCCGGGCCAGCAAAGATGGCAACGTTTACAAGGTCAAGGGTAACAAGACCTGGATTACCCACCCCGTAAGGGCCGACCTGATGACGCTTCTGGTCCGCACCAACCCCGATGAGCCGGGCTATCGGGGCCTGTCCATGCTACTGGCCGAAAAGCCACGAGGCAGCGATGACAACCCGTTCCCTGCTGATGGCATGTCCGGCGGAGAGATCGAAGTGCTCGGCTATCGGGGCATGAAAGAATTCGAAATCGGTTTCGACGATTTTGAAGTGAAGGCCGATAACCTGCTTGGCGGCGTCGAAGGACAGGGCTTCAAGCAGCTCATGCAAACCTTTGAATCAGCCCGTATCCAGACCGCCGCCCGCGCCGTCGGTGTTGCACAGTCGGCTCTGGACCTGGGATTACGCTACGCCCAGGAACGCGTACAGTTCAAGAAACCCCTGATCAGTTTCCCACGCGTCTCTGACAAGCTGGCGATGATGGCAGCCGAAATCCTGATCACAAGGCAGCTCACATATTTCTCGGCCCGCCAGAAGGATCAGGACAAGCGCTGTGATGTTGAAGCAGGTATGGCCAAACTGCTGGCAGCCCGTGTAGCCTGGGCCGCCGCCGACAACGCCCTTCAGATCCACGGTGGCAACGGTTTCGCGATGGAATACCCGGTCAGCCGCGTTCTCTGCGACGCCCGTATTCTCAACATCTTTGAAGGCGCAGGAGAAATTCAGGCTCAGGTGATCGCCCGCCGCCTTCTGGATGAAAGCAACTGA
- a CDS encoding host attachment family protein codes for MKSITIKQDAWILVCDGEKALFLKNAGDEVFPNFIVQRVMEHDGSDAPSDGHETGKAELSNWYHIEKHRFAVELSDFLYKAAHKNRFKHLVLVAPPRVLGDLRKELHKEVSARLIGELSKDLTHHTVADIEAIVCGKELEAASA; via the coding sequence ATGAAATCCATTACGATCAAGCAGGATGCCTGGATTTTGGTTTGCGACGGTGAAAAGGCGCTCTTCTTGAAGAATGCAGGCGATGAGGTTTTTCCGAACTTTATCGTGCAACGCGTGATGGAACATGACGGGTCCGACGCCCCGTCTGACGGACATGAAACCGGCAAGGCTGAACTCTCCAACTGGTATCATATTGAAAAGCACCGGTTTGCAGTCGAGCTGTCCGACTTTCTTTATAAGGCTGCGCACAAGAACCGCTTCAAACACCTGGTACTCGTGGCTCCGCCGCGCGTTCTCGGTGACCTGAGAAAAGAGCTCCATAAGGAAGTCAGCGCCCGTCTTATCGGTGAGCTGTCAAAAGACCTGACCCACCACACGGTGGCGGATATTGAAGCCATTGTCTGTGGCAAGGAACTGGAAGCCGCATCCGCGTAA
- a CDS encoding carbonic anhydrase: protein MVSRFLTTRLTTRLTAAALLLSVSGAAVFAEGWSYSGAAGPAQWPVLAPDYAACGGVEQSPVALETNTAVTAEPLSLSIRWKPFHPTLEDTGHSIKVNASKSAGYATLGDEKYRLLQFHFHHGSEHTLDGRQYDAELHFVHQSEAGGLLVVGLLIEEGPSNGLIKMLWNEFPDRGQSKKISYPIAATDLLPGNRTFFRYQGSLTTPPCSEIVTWHVIKEPMTLSKEQIAGLAERYADNFRPVQQLNRRYILSGQ, encoded by the coding sequence ATGGTTTCTCGTTTTCTGACAACTCGCCTGACAACTCGTCTGACTGCTGCTGCCCTGCTTCTGAGTGTTTCAGGTGCTGCTGTTTTTGCTGAGGGCTGGTCTTATTCCGGGGCAGCAGGGCCAGCACAATGGCCTGTTCTGGCACCTGACTATGCGGCTTGTGGCGGTGTGGAACAGTCTCCGGTCGCCTTGGAGACTAATACAGCGGTGACGGCTGAACCTCTATCGCTTTCAATTCGCTGGAAACCCTTCCATCCAACCCTTGAGGACACGGGCCATTCCATTAAGGTGAACGCCAGCAAGAGCGCCGGTTATGCAACGCTTGGGGATGAGAAATATCGCCTCCTGCAGTTTCACTTCCACCATGGCAGCGAGCATACGCTGGATGGCAGGCAATATGATGCCGAATTGCATTTCGTGCATCAGTCTGAAGCCGGTGGTCTTCTTGTTGTCGGCCTGCTGATTGAGGAAGGGCCCTCCAATGGTCTGATCAAGATGTTGTGGAACGAGTTCCCTGACCGGGGGCAGAGCAAAAAGATCTCTTACCCGATCGCTGCAACGGATCTGCTGCCAGGCAACAGGACATTTTTCCGATATCAGGGTTCTCTGACGACGCCACCCTGTTCGGAGATTGTGACCTGGCATGTGATCAAGGAGCCGATGACCCTGTCGAAAGAGCAGATAGCCGGTCTGGCTGAGCGATATGCGGATAACTTCCGGCCCGTACAGCAGTTGAACCGTCGCTATATCCTGTCCGGCCAGTAA
- a CDS encoding SDR family oxidoreductase — protein sequence MAKTILITGCSTGIGRFCALELKKAGWRVFATARTEADLASLEAEGLESLYLDYTDQASIDACADHVLAATDGNIDALFNNGAYGQPGAVEDLETDILRAQFEANFFGWHHLTCRLIPAMRKKGSGRIIQNSSVLGLVALKYRGAYNATKFALEGLSDTMRLELRGSGVHLSLIEPGPITSAFVENALRKFQDNIDIENSAHHAIYKSRMSNMNRGGTTRFKLGPEAVHKKLLHALESPRPKPHYYVTFPTYFMAAMRRLLPARAFDNLCDRVSD from the coding sequence ATGGCAAAGACAATTTTGATTACCGGATGTTCAACCGGCATCGGTCGCTTCTGCGCACTTGAACTGAAAAAAGCAGGCTGGCGGGTCTTCGCCACAGCACGCACAGAAGCGGACCTGGCCAGCCTTGAAGCAGAAGGGCTTGAAAGCCTTTATCTGGACTACACGGATCAGGCCTCTATCGATGCCTGCGCCGATCATGTTCTGGCAGCCACCGATGGTAACATTGATGCTCTCTTCAACAATGGTGCCTATGGCCAGCCAGGGGCGGTTGAAGATCTGGAGACTGATATTCTTCGTGCTCAGTTTGAGGCCAACTTCTTTGGCTGGCACCATCTGACGTGCCGTCTGATCCCAGCCATGCGCAAGAAGGGGAGTGGCCGTATCATTCAGAACTCATCCGTCCTGGGTCTGGTCGCCCTGAAGTATCGCGGGGCCTATAACGCGACGAAGTTCGCACTCGAAGGCCTGTCTGACACCATGCGCCTTGAGCTGCGGGGAAGCGGGGTTCATCTCTCCCTGATCGAGCCGGGCCCCATCACAAGTGCTTTCGTAGAGAATGCTCTCAGGAAGTTTCAGGACAATATCGACATCGAAAACTCAGCGCATCATGCAATTTACAAGTCCCGCATGAGCAACATGAACCGCGGCGGCACCACACGCTTTAAATTGGGCCCGGAGGCCGTCCACAAAAAGCTGCTCCACGCTCTGGAGAGCCCAAGACCCAAACCGCACTATTACGTTACCTTTCCGACCTATTTTATGGCCGCGATGAGGCGTCTGCTCCCGGCACGGGCTTTCGACAATCTGTGTGATCGTGTATCAGATTGA
- a CDS encoding twin transmembrane helix small protein has protein sequence MADILNSLIPFALGAVTLVLLAGLWTMMRGGNANLSQKLMRWRVLLQFFAIIIVMAALYAKA, from the coding sequence ATGGCAGATATTCTGAATTCCCTGATACCATTCGCACTCGGAGCCGTGACGCTGGTGCTGCTGGCAGGGCTCTGGACCATGATGCGCGGCGGCAACGCCAATCTGTCTCAGAAACTAATGCGCTGGCGCGTGCTGCTCCAGTTCTTCGCCATCATCATCGTCATGGCAGCACTTTACGCAAAGGCTTGA
- a CDS encoding cob(I)yrinic acid a,c-diamide adenosyltransferase yields MVKLNKIYTRTGDDGTTALGAGGRRTKYDVRVDAYGIVDEANAAVGLARLHTGDAFPEIDDMLKRIQNDLFDLGADLATPDTGQDLGYEPLRIVDAQVERVEQEIDTLNADLEPLRSFVLPGGHPAAAYLHLARTMIRRAERRMVELRHQDGEEVSDAACKYANRVSDFLFVASRWVNNKGTDDVLWVPGQNR; encoded by the coding sequence ATGGTAAAACTCAACAAGATCTACACGCGGACCGGTGACGATGGCACCACGGCACTGGGAGCCGGAGGCCGACGCACCAAATACGATGTGCGCGTGGATGCCTATGGTATCGTCGACGAGGCCAACGCCGCTGTCGGCCTGGCCCGCCTTCATACTGGCGACGCATTCCCTGAAATCGACGATATGCTGAAACGCATTCAGAATGATCTGTTTGACCTTGGCGCTGACCTCGCAACACCGGATACCGGTCAGGATCTTGGTTACGAACCTTTGCGGATTGTTGACGCTCAGGTCGAGCGGGTCGAGCAGGAAATCGACACCTTGAATGCCGATCTGGAACCGCTCCGGTCTTTTGTCCTCCCCGGCGGCCATCCGGCTGCAGCCTATCTTCATCTGGCTCGCACCATGATCCGGCGGGCAGAGCGACGTATGGTCGAACTCCGTCATCAGGATGGCGAGGAGGTCAGTGATGCAGCCTGCAAATATGCCAACCGCGTCTCGGATTTCCTGTTTGTCGCCAGCCGCTGGGTCAACAACAAGGGAACAGATGACGTACTCTGGGTCCCGGGGCAAAATCGCTGA
- a CDS encoding radical SAM protein: MAQPQAKEKPGKFVDPFITAKGEQRASVRLKTLETLWFNTGSLCNITCVNCFMESSPKNDRLVYLTTDEVKTYLDEIERDELPVRELGFTGGEPFMNRDMIPILELGLSRGFDVLVLTNAMKPMHLKQDKLLALKNAYPDKLSIRVSMDHYDPANHEKMRGPKSWQPMMDGFKWLSDNQFKLAVAGRTCWNETDADARRGYKALFEQEGITLDCDDPWQLVLFPEMDETADVPEITTDCWGILNVSPEAMMCASSRMVVKRRGANAPTVLPCTLLPYDQSFDMGQTLAEGSEPVQLNHPHCARFCVLGGGSCSG, from the coding sequence GTGGCGCAACCGCAAGCGAAAGAAAAACCCGGCAAGTTTGTTGATCCATTCATCACTGCCAAGGGTGAACAGCGCGCAAGCGTTCGTCTGAAGACTCTGGAAACCTTGTGGTTCAACACCGGCAGCCTGTGCAACATCACATGCGTCAATTGCTTCATGGAATCGAGCCCGAAAAACGATCGGCTTGTTTACCTGACCACTGACGAAGTGAAAACCTATCTGGATGAGATCGAACGGGATGAACTGCCCGTCCGCGAGCTTGGGTTTACCGGCGGCGAGCCTTTCATGAACAGGGACATGATCCCTATCCTGGAACTGGGTCTGTCCCGCGGCTTTGACGTCCTTGTGCTGACCAATGCCATGAAGCCGATGCATCTGAAACAGGACAAGCTGCTCGCACTGAAGAATGCCTATCCGGACAAGCTTTCCATCCGTGTATCCATGGATCACTATGATCCGGCCAATCATGAAAAGATGCGCGGCCCGAAATCCTGGCAGCCGATGATGGACGGGTTCAAATGGCTGTCCGACAATCAGTTCAAACTGGCTGTCGCCGGGCGTACCTGCTGGAACGAGACTGACGCCGATGCAAGACGCGGCTATAAAGCGCTCTTCGAACAGGAAGGCATCACACTTGATTGCGATGATCCCTGGCAGCTTGTTCTCTTCCCGGAAATGGACGAGACGGCTGATGTCCCGGAGATTACGACCGATTGCTGGGGTATTCTGAATGTATCTCCCGAGGCAATGATGTGCGCATCATCGCGCATGGTGGTCAAACGGCGCGGTGCTAACGCACCGACTGTTTTGCCCTGTACACTTCTGCCTTATGATCAGTCCTTTGATATGGGCCAGACCCTTGCTGAAGGATCGGAGCCGGTTCAGCTCAACCATCCACACTGCGCCCGTTTCTGCGTTCTTGGCGGCGGATCCTGTTCCGGATAA